From the Trifolium pratense cultivar HEN17-A07 linkage group LG4, ARS_RC_1.1, whole genome shotgun sequence genome, the window ATCAGAAACCTGATAGAAGGCGGTCTAGCGGATCATGGAGGAGGCTCTCGTTCCATCttagatttttatattgggcctgactctttataaaaatatattcagGCCATGTGGCAACCGATGTCTGACTTCTTAACATGGACAATTGGTTTTGATACCTGTTTGCCATGATTGGCTGGCATGGCTTCATAGATGATAGCTGATACTATACACTTTGTGTGGTTCGAAACGTTTGGTTAATCTGAAACTTTGAAATCTAACAGCAGCAGATGAATAGTTCAGAGTTGTCATTGCATGGAAATTTTTTACGATTACCATTTTAGCAATGTTTGTGTTAGTGATCCTAGTTAAAATTCTCATCAGATTGGTTACACTTAGAAAGTACATCTGCCATTCTTTATCAAACAACGATGTTGTTTCAATAATTTCGAAGTTGTCTACAATTTCCTTTACTGGATGTTAATATTTGGTACCACGAATTAATGTCTAATTTGTTATCAGGTACGTTAAATTTGATACATTCACTCCTGCAGTGGAACGTGGGCTTCCTGTCACACGAGTCATTAGTCGAATGGTTTTGCAAGGGATCCTTGCTCGTGCAGTTGGGGAAGATATCGTTTTGAATGCCAGTAATGTCGTTAATTTTGTGGATGATGGAAACAAGGTAACTACAAAAGAATGCTTTATGTTGAAGATTCTCCTCATATGTATATTCTGAAGCTTTTATTTCATTCTTCCTGTATATGCATCGGTAGACTAAAATAAGATTACACATCATTTGATTTAAAATATGTTACTCTTTTAATCGAGCATGCGAATTTCAGGTAACAGTAGAGCTTGAGAATGGTCAAAAATACGAAGGAGATCTATTGGTTGGAGCAGATGGTATATGGTCCAAGGTATTGTAAGCTTTTCATTGACTCCGATCGTATTCATTAGCCAATACTTTTTCTGATATTAAAGTAAATGTAATACATAGCATAAGACGTTACATTGGAGCTCGCATTTGTTTGACTTGTTCTTCTGTTTCAAAACTCTTTTATGTTATTCTACTGTTAGTGGGATGTCTATATAATCATGAATTCTGCACTTAGGGTCGGTTTATATTGACGTATTCGaacttatctactgacataagcacttgtgagactgtgaaggagagcttatgaaaacagattatgacatgttcataagttgttttcagctcattttcataagctctctaaGATATCTTATGAAAACATCTTATAGCTTACATGAAAACATtctgactttattttatcttttgctatataAACATCTTATACATAAGGACTTATAtaataaatacttaattaagctatttatcaaaacaaaacctTAATGTTATTGTATTCTTTTGTGAATAGGTAAGGACACAGTTATTTGGACAAACAGAAGCTGTTTACTCCGGCTATACTTGTTATACCGGTATTGCAGATTTCGTGCCTGCTGACATTGAATCTGTTGGGTATGTTGACCATATAGTTTTGTATCCGTATTTATCAGTTTTCTTTTACctgtattatatttttgttaatatcACTTATATCATGTCTAGAAGCTTACTTAAACTTTTCTTTGGGAAGGTATCGAGTATTCTTGGGACACAAACAATACTTTGTATCTTCAGATGTTGGAGCTGGAAAGATGCAATGGTATGCATTTCACAAAGAAGCTCCCGGTGGTGCTGATGTACCGAATGGTATGCATTTGTTAGAATTGCAGCATTTCCATCCTTTGCTACATGGGAAGAAGCTAAACCAAACCATCATATTAATCTCTTAATTCGTTATGCATTGTAGGAAAAAAGGAAAGGTTGCTCAAAATATTTAAGGGTTGGTGTGATAATGCAGTAGATCTAATACTTGCTACAGATGAAGAGGCCATTCTGCGTAGAGACATCTATGACAGGATACCTACATTTAATTGGGGAAAGGGCCGTGTGACTTTGCTTGGTGATTCCGTCCATGCCATGCAGCCAAATATGGGCCAAGGAGGATGCATGGCCATTGAGGTATATATTTCTCTTATTTGTTCTCTTTGTCTCTTGATCATGTCGTTTTTAATACGgatttttttattgttcattGATTAGTTTCAGTAATATCCTATATTTTCAGACCTAATATACATATCAAGTTGTTCCTGATTCTGTGGACTTCGGTATTTCAAGGCTTTTCTTTCTCTtaactttttttcctttaatttttcAATCATTCTTTTCTTGGCTAGGCTGTTCAAACATACAACTTCTTTCAATATATCTGATGGATACAGAGCTTTTTTATTAAAGTAACACTAATGATCGTTTTACAACTGTCTCCGAGAGGATTTGAATTTTGTCCATTTATGTTACAAGGTCAAACTCTTACTAGTGAGCTGACATCTCATGAACGATGGATACACAGCGCTCActgaaacattcataaaattaaattgttttctgCATTTTGACCTAAGAGAAGATGGAGATCAACAAAGTCAAACTAGTTCGCAATCAAACACTGAGGTGAAATCGCTTCCTAATTAAagtttattttatcattattacAGGATAGTTATCAACTAGCATCGGAGTTGGACAATGCATGGGAACAAAGTATTAAATCAAGGAGCCCAATTAAGGTTGATTCAGCCCTAAGGAGGTAACATACCATATGCTTTTCAAATATGCTAACCATTGAAATAGTGATTTTGTTGACTTGATTTGAATCGAGAGATGCTTTCACATCCTATGTATCAACGACACTTTAGATTGAAGCCATGTTTGGTGTCCAACACGACACCGCCACATGTGATTACTTTCAATTACTtccattttttcaatttattaccGGCGTTGATGTGTTAGCGTCGTGTCTGGTGTCCATGTCTCTTTCAGTACGTCATAGTTCACATTAACTATGGTCCAATAGTTAAACTAGCATTATTTTCGAATAGGTTGATTTAATATTCTCTTTGGTGAGGTTACTAATGGTGCCTAACTTTGTTTCCCTTTTCCGTGAATGCTTACAgctatgaaaatgaaagaaaactaCGAGTTGCGGTTATTCATGGGATGGCTAGAATGGCAGCTCTGATGGCTTCCACTTACAAGGCATATCTTGGGGTTGGTCTTGGTCCTTTGGAGGTAGgaacttaatttttttacaaatatattagAAGATGAAGAATATAGTGAATTTGACTCTTAAAATTGACACGCTTCCGAAATATTCACTGTTTCCTTTCTTTCTCTGTAGTTTTTGACCAACTTTCGTATACCTCATCCTGGAAGAGTTGGAGGGAGGTTTTTTGTCGACATTTTGATGCCGTCTATGTTGAACTGGATCTTAGGTGGAAATAGGTAATGTGAAGATAAATATTTcgcataataaaatataaagttgtgcaaTTTTATTAACATGAAAGTAAATGCTACTTTTGCAGTGACAAACTTGAAGGCAGACCACTAAGTTGCAGGATCTCAGACAAAGTACGTTGCTCAAATATAGTTTACTTTTATACTTTGCTGTCGAGAAAAAATTGTATCTGGTAATTTATATGGTTATTTCTATTAGATTTGTCGTGATCTTAATGCTAATAGGCTGTTATTTATTGCAACGCAGGCAAATGGACAATTGCGCCAATggtttgaagatgatgatgcaCTTGAGCGTGCTATTAATGGAGAGTATGTCACTGACTAAAATATGTTTGAGTATCATCCTTTACATATTTTTAACCATAACTTAGGTAAACTAATGTATATATCTATCATTCTTGTTTGAATTATAGGTGGTTTTTATTACCATGTGGAGATCAAACAGGTCTTTCAAAACCGATACGTTTAACGCAAAATGAGATGAAACCCTTCATAATTGGGTAGGTGTACTTACGTTGCAGTGATCTTAATTTTTGGTCACCATTTAGTGTGCATTGTTCCATTCACAATTGTTGTGACATATATCTAACTTTCGCTTTCATCTCAGTTTCTGATATATTTATGTAATTGCAGGAGCGCAGTGCAAGATGATCAAGGTAGCTCAATTACAATTGATTCGCCCGAGGTAGAACAGTTTATCTCCACCTGAATTAAACTCGGTTCCATGCTTAATTTTATGTCAACATCATGCAAAATGATCAAtaatatctctctctctctttctctaagGTTTCTCCAACGCATGCTCGGATTTACTATAAGGATGGAGCCTTCTTCGTAACTGATATGCGGAGTGAACATGGCACTTGGATCGTCGAGTAAGTAAAATAAATGGAAGCTACTATAGTTTACTTATAGAGTTTTAATTCTTGAAAAGGTATTTAATATCATTTATCATTATGTTTCAGTATTGAAGGAAAGCGATATCGGGTACCTCCAAATTACCCTGCTCGTGTCCGTCCATTTGATGTACTTGTGTTTGGTTCTGATAAGGTAGGTCACGATCCCTTTAGAAGTCCGTAAAAGTAGAATCACTTTTCACATTAGACATATGCTGTGAAGCACAAACACAGACACAGGACACGACACTGGTAATCAATTGTGCATTACTTAGTGTAACATCGACATTTTTTGCAGGTTTCATTTCGAGTTAAGGTGAAAAGTGCTGCTCCAAGCATCTCtaagaaggaagaagagacaCAAGTTTTGCAAGGAGTATGATTGATTATGTTCAATTACATTATTTAAGTTACACAAAAGTTACACAGCACAAATTTGAAGTTGTAGAAATTTACAAAGTTACACACCTATATGGAATTTTAAGGGAAATTATTGAGTAGAAATTGTTTCCTATAAGAACTCCATTCAATTATAATATGACTCATAAACTTGTACATGTTGAATGGAGTGACCATGGAAGGCAGTGTATGTATGTAGCCAAGAATTTCTCAGACTTATAATTGTGATTTACAAAATAGAAATGTATATTTTTCAATGTAAAAAGAGTAAATTCAATTGTCTGCAAACTTCTTTCTCACTCTTTGGATATATTCTCTGTTTACCGGGTAGGCTTAACAACTTATTGGTGCAATGTGTTAAAGTGACATATTTTGGGAGAGAGGGAGTAACGGTTACAGGTACTTTCGGCTTGGAAGACCTTATTCTTgcatttgtagtttttttttttttttgtaaattctCGTTGTCCTACGTCGATGACTAGGCAATAGTCTAAGTGTCAATATTCTAAGTATTGAGTCAAGTGTGAAGgcaaaatttttatgtttttgcaTGCGCGCCTAACATCTTTATGTAGTTTTGTAGGCGAAACCTTAATAGGCCGTACTCTTCCTGCTACTGAAATATAcctcaaaattaaaagaaaaaactctAGCTCAGTAAAAGATCCTTAATAGGCGAGCGAAGACGGCGGTTGCaacctctaaaaaaaattgtcatttcatattttagGGGTCTTTTTAACTACTATTCTCCTAATTTGAAGTCACATGCATTGAACAACATTTCTCTATGTTTTGTTCTATCTCATCTTCGTTATTATGTTTTGTTGAATTCATTGGTTAAGTTAGGATGAAGTTTAAGATGAATTGATGTAGGGTCCTTCTTCTCTACCTTTTTTGTTAGATTTGGATTGATGAATGATTCTAGCTTATGTTTAATGCTATTTCATGATTGACATATCACTGTTTGATAGATCATAGGCATGATTCTTACTTGAGAAACGAATTAGAATTCATGTGAATCATGTTCACTATAGAGACAAAAATTGGTTTATTTGCATGAAAAAATGAGGTATTAAGCAATGTAACTTAATATTTCGTCcggcttttataattaaaaacatgTCAATTTAACTCGGTTGGTATGaacattgcattttatatatagaagctggaattataagaaaataatataaaaaccaAGTTTCCAAGACTAGGcttgcaatgcaatgcaatgcatgAGAAAGAGACCACTTTTGACATCCATGCTTCACCACCACAGTGAATGGCCATCTCCATCACATTATTATTACTGGCATTAATAAATTTCTTGATCAACGGCTGTGATGAGAATAGAGAAAAGTCTAGATGCAGCACCCTGGACACAAAGATGGAAGATCAGAGAAGCCCATAATATTGTGATTAGTTAGTATtaaatgcaatgcaatgcaatggaAGGGAGAAGGGATGGATGAACATGACTGACCTTGGATTACTGACCAAGATTCACGGTTGGGGTTCACCAGCAtttattgtcatctctatacaaCTACTAACCAAGCATGGGATAATCGGAGTTCAAACTCCAGTTCTctgtatatataatgcaatgtcttgCCAacgaaaattttacttttggacAAATTTACATTGAGAacatttttaatggtttttgttTAAGaacttatttgaattttatatacTACGTACGTATTAATAACTACTCTTGTCATATCCCGTTATCATAGTTCAGTAAATAGgaatattacattttatatataagagttGAAATTTAAACCGAAAATCTCCCATTTATTCACCTCAAGAGATGAATTTCTAGCTATTAAACTACTTGGAAAAAAATCGTGTATTAATAATAACATGATACATTATTAGgtaatgaaaaattaataataatattgtacaTTATTACGGTAAAGTTTCTTCAATAGAGAAAAAATAAGTTCGTTCTTAAATTTATACATTCAATAAAGCTctaataaaacattatttttaatatgcataaaaataaatccAATAACAGTTAAATTAAGACAATCCTTAGAACTACACATATATATTGAATTCAGCTTTATGGAATGTTTTGATAGGTGTCAAGCTCACAAGCGCTCATAGCAAATCCTTACTGGACAAAATGCCAAAAACTTTACTTCTTCTAGCCACATATTTGAATGTTGTTTCCCCCTTTCATATCCTTGCTTGTTGGGCTAAAAAACACAAGTTCAATCCTATTCGGCTCAGTCCAACAAACccaaacaaaagagaaaaaagaaatcgCTAGGCAGAAAATATCAGGTCGCGTCACTTTCATATGTCTCTCTCAAAGCAAAATATTGCGGGCACTACTCTGATGGAGCTACTCtgttatttttctgttttgttgactgaatttcaaaattcaatttctcCCCCTCTTTATCAATATCAAAACTCACTTTCTTGATTCCTTCGAACTTCTCTCTCCAGGAATCAACCCTCTTGGATGGCACAAGCCAGAATCTCCAAAGATTCCAAATTGCTTCTTCATCTGTTATTTCATGATTTAATTTCATCATCTTATTTATATGAAATGTTTAACTTTCTGTCTATGTTTGCAAATTAGGTTCTCTTCTTGATCGAATCCTCCGACCTGTATCAAGACTCATCCCACAGGTAATTTCAGTTTCGTTCATTTTCCAAATCCCTAACTTTCTTCAATCACAATTCTAATCTTCTATTTGTTTCctacttctttttttattctctCATTAGAGGcaaaattttcattcatgaaACCACGAATGAAGGAACGAGTTCTCGCATGACACAATAAGTATGACACAATAAGTGAGAGAGATCCAAAATATATTTCACTTTCTTGcttttattttctaataatttctAGTTTTTTCCCTCACTCTTTATCCACCAATAACTATTGATTTTGTTTCCCCACATGTTCCAGAAATGCTTTATGAAGTAAATATTTAGCAACACTTTGTGCCCAATTCACTCTTtagtaaaattttactttttttttttaaaaaaaaaaaacaatttagttataatttatttattttaacatacACGAACACACGCACGCACACAGACACagactaagtaaaaaaaaaaattgatgcacCTAAAATTTTAGTGTCTTATGCAATCGTTGCTTTCGAACATTTTCCGGAATCATTGATCGCCTGAAATGGAGTTGGCCACAGTGAAGTTACTAGCCTGATTATAATTCAACAAATGGTAGCCTGGCCATTTCACTCAATGTTCTATATTTGCTCTTGGTCcacaattattatattatattctgCATAATACAATGTATCTAAATATTCGAGAGACCCTTCCCACTTTAACCACCCTTGCGGGATCACCACATCACTTATTGCATGAAAACTACTCTTGAATATTGCTTCCATGTGTTGGCGCAGCTGAAGCTTTAGGTTTCGATCACTTTGGCCTGCACAGGCCTAGCAAGCAAGCAGGCAATCAAGGAAACACGCGCGCGCTGCACTGTCACTTTGGCCAAGCCAATGAGCACAGTTTCTGCAGGATCTACAATCCTTGTTGCTGCAACAATGGTGAATgaatggaaagaaagaaaagcacTTGCTtaacagaggaagaagaagaagatgattagGAAAAATAGAATcagttttattcatccacaaTGGGGAAAAGTAGTTGAGttacaatcactaatcatgAGCCAATTATTTATACTAGATCATCACAATGGTTGATGATTCTCTTAGGCCCTAACCAACTAACAACTTCCTAACTGACTCTAATACACTCTAACAACCTAGGTAAAACAAAACTAACTGAATCTAACAAACTCTATTAACAAACTtcactaacaaactaactaacttgcttaAGAAGCAATTAGTTACACTTCCACTTTTGCTAGCTTGCACACCAAGTCAGCTTATGCACAATATGAATTAGCCATCTAGAGTCCTCTTAGATTCAACACACCCCCTTAATTCATGTTGTCCACTGTCTCAATTCCCATTTcacttctcaatttttcaaacacCTGCACTGTTACAGCCTTGGTTAACAAGTCTGCAACTTGCTCATCACTTCTGCAGTGCATTAGGGCCAGGTTACCATTGCTTACCTGCTCTCTTAAGTAATGGAACCTTAGCTCTATatgcttgcttcttccatgagcAATAGGGTTCTTTGCAAGATTGATAGCAGACACATTATcaatcttcaaagtaacagTTTCACACCTGTCCTAACTGATTTCCTCAATTAGGTTTTTCAACCAAATAGCTTGACAAGTGCTGAGTGATGctgctatgtattcagcctcacaTGAGGATAAGGCCACTACAGGTTCCTTCTTTGAACACCATGATATTGGTGATCCACCATAGAAAAACATATAACCAGCAGTTGATTTTCTATCTTCATGATCACCACACCAATTTGAATCTGTATAGCCCACTAGTTTGCATTCTTTGTCTCTGTCACTTGCAGGGAACATAACACCATAGTTTATAGTCCCTTTCACATATCTAAGTATCCTTTTTACTGCAATCAAGTGTGAACCTTTAGGCCTTTCCATGAACCTGCTAGCAATCCCTACACTGTAAGCCAAGTCTGGCCTTGTATTGAACAAATACCTCAGAGAACCAATCAGCTTTCTATAGAATGTAGGGTCTACATCCTCTTCTTCTGCACACTTAGTTAGCTGTGACCTTGGCTCAGCAGGTGACAATGCAACATTGCATTTGTCCATCTCaaacttcttcaaaatctctGATGCATATCTAGTTTGGTGCATTAAGATTCCTTGCTCATTCCTCAGAAACTCAATGCCTAGAAAATATGTCATGAGGCCTAAAtctgtcatttcaaactcttcctTCAAGTCACCCTTGAACTCACTAATATAAGATTCATTGCTTCCTGTGATAagcaaatcatctacatatagaCAAATTATAATAACTCCTTTTGCAGCATCTTTCTTGACATACACTCCATGTTCTGTGACACATTTCTTAAACCCTATTTCATTTAAGAACTTgtcaatccttttgttccaggctcttggagcttgcttcagaccatagagtgctttcttaAGCTTGTACACCTTAAGCTCTTGACCTTTCACTTCATAACCAGGTGGCTGGGCAACATACACTTCCTCTTCTATAGGACCATTCAGAAAGGCTgacttcacatccatttgatacattGGCCAATCATTTAGGTTAGCAAGAGCAGTTACTAACCTAATTGTTTCCATTCTAGTAacaggtgcaaacacttcatcataGTCAATACCTTCTTTCTGAAGAAATCCCTTTGCCACTTGTCTTGCTTTGTATCTGGTTATTTCACCCTTTGAGTTCACTTTCAGCTTGTAAACCCACTTCACATCTATTGCTTTCTTTCTCTGTGGAAGATCCACCAGCTCCCATGTTTGATTGCTTTCAATTGAATCCaattcttctttcatagcaCCTCTCCACTTTTCACTTTGTAGAGCACTATGCACATCAATTGGTTCAGATTCAGCCATGAATGCTAAATGGATCAACTCACCATCACTGTTCACTTGACCATCTG encodes:
- the LOC123921340 gene encoding zeaxanthin epoxidase, chloroplastic-like; its protein translation is MASTLCYNSLNPSTASFSRTHFSVPVNKDFSLENSSPFHSYGKNRTKKQRKNVFVMHVKVKATVAETTTSSSSSKQAEKKNLRVLVAGGGIGGLVFALAAKRKGFDVMVFEKDLSAVRGEGQYRGPIQIQSNALAALEAIDSDVADEVMRVGCITGDRINGLVDGVSGSWYVKFDTFTPAVERGLPVTRVISRMVLQGILARAVGEDIVLNASNVVNFVDDGNKVTVELENGQKYEGDLLVGADGIWSKVRTQLFGQTEAVYSGYTCYTGIADFVPADIESVGYRVFLGHKQYFVSSDVGAGKMQWYAFHKEAPGGADVPNGKKERLLKIFKGWCDNAVDLILATDEEAILRRDIYDRIPTFNWGKGRVTLLGDSVHAMQPNMGQGGCMAIEDSYQLASELDNAWEQSIKSRSPIKVDSALRSYENERKLRVAVIHGMARMAALMASTYKAYLGVGLGPLEFLTNFRIPHPGRVGGRFFVDILMPSMLNWILGGNSDKLEGRPLSCRISDKANGQLRQWFEDDDALERAINGEWFLLPCGDQTGLSKPIRLTQNEMKPFIIGSAVQDDQGSSITIDSPEVSPTHARIYYKDGAFFVTDMRSEHGTWIVDIEGKRYRVPPNYPARVRPFDVLVFGSDKVSFRVKVKSAAPSISKKEEETQVLQGV